A single window of Methanoregula sp. DNA harbors:
- a CDS encoding site-specific DNA-methyltransferase: protein MEPVRVHGGIFYNGDCISGAQAHLPDGSVDLIITDPPYGIRGDTLHRHYNRNEQCVIPGYVEVPQEEYADFSARWVREAERVLRPGGSLYIISGYTNLYHLLHALKETSLAEVNHIVWKYSFGVFTRRKYVSSHYHILYYEKPGGRRTFNVESRFGLTERTDGGRSPNSQDREDVWPINRVYKPGQQKNKNELPVALLVKMLQYSSNEGDLVCDFFLGGFSTAQAAIGLNRRIVGFEISKEMFDAKVRQLRQLEPGYLLGSLRTPVPGHIKNQGMPWTARERTDLSLRYRALCGQGLLKKTVISMLCEEFGRGRWAIEKALRKL from the coding sequence ATGGAACCGGTGAGGGTGCACGGCGGGATCTTTTATAACGGGGACTGCATCTCCGGCGCACAGGCGCACCTCCCGGATGGTTCCGTTGACCTGATCATCACCGACCCGCCATATGGCATCCGGGGCGATACCCTTCACCGGCACTACAACCGGAATGAGCAGTGCGTCATACCCGGTTACGTTGAGGTCCCGCAGGAGGAGTATGCGGACTTTTCAGCCCGCTGGGTGCGGGAGGCGGAACGGGTGCTGCGCCCGGGAGGTTCGCTGTATATCATCTCCGGCTACACGAACCTCTACCATCTCCTGCACGCCCTAAAGGAAACTTCGCTTGCCGAGGTCAACCACATCGTCTGGAAGTACAGCTTCGGGGTCTTTACCCGCCGCAAGTATGTCTCATCCCATTACCACATCCTCTATTACGAAAAACCAGGCGGCAGGCGGACGTTTAATGTGGAGTCCCGGTTTGGCCTGACGGAACGGACTGACGGGGGCCGGTCGCCCAATTCACAGGACCGCGAGGATGTCTGGCCAATCAACCGTGTGTACAAGCCGGGGCAGCAGAAGAACAAAAACGAGCTGCCGGTTGCGTTGCTTGTAAAGATGCTGCAGTACAGCAGCAATGAAGGCGACCTCGTCTGCGATTTTTTCCTTGGCGGGTTTTCGACTGCACAGGCGGCAATCGGGCTTAACCGGCGCATAGTCGGGTTTGAAATTTCAAAAGAGATGTTTGATGCAAAAGTCCGTCAACTCCGGCAACTGGAGCCCGGGTATCTCCTTGGCTCGCTGCGGACGCCGGTCCCCGGGCATATAAAAAACCAGGGAATGCCGTGGACGGCGCGGGAACGCACAGACCTTTCGCTCCGGTACAGGGCGCTGTGCGGACAGGGGCTGTTAAAAAAGACCGTCATTTCCATGCTCTGCGAGGAGTTCGGGCGGGGACGCTGGGCAATTGAAAAAGCGCTCCGGAAACTCTAA
- a CDS encoding DNA-directed RNA polymerase, translating to MERRGFGGPKNFGPREMTKTVCSDCGKECEVPFKPTEGRPVYCRDCLPKHRKPRF from the coding sequence ATGGAAAGAAGAGGTTTTGGCGGCCCGAAGAATTTCGGCCCCCGCGAGATGACAAAAACAGTCTGTTCAGACTGCGGCAAAGAGTGTGAAGTCCCCTTCAAGCCTACAGAGGGAAGACCAGTTTACTGTAGGGATTGCCTTCCAAAGCACAGGAAGCCCCGTTTCTAA
- a CDS encoding TIGR04084 family radical SAM/SPASM domain-containing protein: MYYHLILTDDCNLCCSYCRARAFDESIAGAGNAVDIDEGLPADLDYDLDTLYRFLENDPSPTVTFYGGEPLLKRELVETIMDNAPVRRFMIQTNGTLLDRLSPEYVNRFSTILVSLDGREELTDAHRGAGTYRKVMGNVRRIRAAGFSGELIARMTVTQDTDIADAVTCLWDNPDHSFSSIHWQLDAGFADDFSSRKFASWVNERYNPGIRDLVRRWVDLMAEHHRVPRWYPFVDPIDDLLNGRASPLRCGSGHANYSIMTDGHIAPCPIMVGMRQYYLGHISTTSPAGLRKIDVGGDCAGCRIRDFCGGRCLYAHIMHPWTGEGKKLVCGTVENLHDALTGALPEVRAMVAGGVLSPADFSHEKYNGCEIIP, from the coding sequence TTGTATTACCACCTTATCCTCACCGACGACTGCAACCTCTGCTGCTCCTACTGCCGGGCGAGGGCGTTTGACGAGAGTATCGCGGGAGCTGGCAACGCAGTTGACATCGATGAAGGGCTGCCGGCCGACCTTGACTATGACCTCGACACCTTGTACCGGTTCCTTGAAAACGACCCCTCGCCAACGGTCACATTCTACGGCGGCGAACCCCTGCTGAAACGGGAGCTTGTAGAAACGATCATGGACAATGCCCCCGTCCGGCGGTTTATGATCCAGACCAACGGGACCCTGCTCGACCGGCTTTCACCGGAGTACGTGAACCGTTTCTCAACCATCCTTGTCTCCCTTGACGGGAGGGAGGAGCTCACCGATGCACACCGCGGGGCCGGGACGTACCGGAAGGTGATGGGAAACGTGCGCCGGATCCGTGCAGCAGGGTTCTCCGGAGAACTGATCGCAAGGATGACGGTGACACAAGACACCGATATTGCCGATGCTGTCACCTGCCTCTGGGACAACCCCGACCATTCCTTTTCTTCCATCCACTGGCAGCTGGACGCAGGCTTTGCAGACGATTTCTCCAGCCGGAAGTTTGCATCATGGGTAAATGAGCGATACAACCCCGGCATCCGCGATCTCGTACGGCGCTGGGTGGACCTGATGGCCGAACACCACCGTGTGCCGCGCTGGTACCCGTTTGTCGACCCGATAGACGACCTCCTGAACGGGCGGGCAAGCCCCCTGCGCTGCGGGTCCGGCCATGCGAATTACAGCATCATGACCGACGGGCACATCGCACCGTGCCCCATCATGGTCGGCATGCGGCAGTACTACCTCGGGCATATCAGCACAACCAGTCCCGCCGGCCTGCGCAAAATTGACGTCGGGGGGGACTGCGCGGGGTGCCGGATCCGGGACTTCTGCGGCGGCAGGTGCCTGTACGCACATATCATGCACCCGTGGACCGGCGAGGGAAAGAAGCTTGTCTGCGGCACCGTGGAGAACCTGCATGACGCGCTTACAGGAGCGCTCCCGGAGGTGCGGGCGATGGTCGCAGGCGGCGTTCTGTCACCGGCTGATTTTTCCCACGAGAAATACAATGGCTGCGAGATTATCCCGTAA
- the ftsA gene encoding coenzyme F390 synthetase, whose translation MATGLFYNERIEAMERGGLDALIDERVRYTVRYANGHSPFYRHWFRKNRINPDKIRTHEDLLRLPVISGKSIRENQPPVTRNFGFLSSDLKDVFTIQETSGTSGTPKSFFLTWDDWKRYAEKYSRSFVSQGFSGNDRVVVCASYGMNVGANTMTLAAHRIGMTIIPFGRCDFTPRVLSSYRPTAIVGSVFKLLRLARRLKDEGVRPAGTSIERLVAGGESFADESRAYLAEQWGVPVYNTYGSTEGTMCGECQKLSGLHVPEDLVHLDVYDPQVKSFVPDGECGRAVLTTLLEEGTKCGTLLINYDTEDTTVVLSRERCGCGRTHMRIINPQREAETFWLFGNSMNRVDVEAGVFQPENMQYLNGEYEAFLYDGGSDDEVVMRVSVECPDPDRCDRHAVEESFTSRFLKFKPLLAQHFADESFQIIFNYTVPGGLELHKLRGRAKRLVDRRSG comes from the coding sequence ATGGCAACGGGATTATTCTATAATGAGCGTATCGAGGCGATGGAACGAGGCGGGCTCGACGCACTCATCGATGAACGTGTCCGGTACACGGTCCGGTACGCAAACGGGCACTCGCCGTTCTACCGGCACTGGTTCCGGAAGAACCGGATCAATCCTGATAAGATCCGCACCCATGAAGACCTGCTCCGCCTCCCTGTTATCTCTGGCAAAAGCATCCGTGAGAACCAGCCGCCGGTTACCAGAAACTTCGGTTTCCTCTCTTCTGACCTAAAGGACGTGTTCACTATCCAGGAGACAAGCGGGACAAGCGGGACTCCCAAGAGTTTCTTTCTGACATGGGACGACTGGAAAAGGTACGCTGAGAAGTACTCGCGGAGTTTTGTGTCGCAGGGGTTCTCCGGAAACGACCGGGTCGTGGTCTGCGCCAGTTACGGCATGAACGTGGGGGCAAACACGATGACACTGGCGGCGCACCGGATCGGCATGACGATCATCCCGTTTGGCAGATGCGATTTTACCCCCAGGGTGCTCTCCAGTTACCGTCCCACGGCAATCGTGGGCAGCGTGTTCAAGCTGCTCCGGCTCGCACGCCGGCTCAAAGATGAAGGTGTCCGCCCGGCTGGCACGTCAATCGAGAGGCTGGTCGCGGGAGGGGAGAGCTTTGCCGATGAGTCGCGTGCGTACCTTGCGGAGCAGTGGGGTGTACCGGTCTACAATACTTACGGGAGCACGGAAGGGACGATGTGCGGGGAGTGCCAAAAATTATCCGGCCTCCACGTCCCTGAAGACCTCGTCCACCTTGACGTATACGACCCGCAGGTGAAGTCGTTTGTGCCGGACGGCGAGTGCGGGCGGGCAGTGCTCACAACGCTGCTTGAGGAAGGCACGAAGTGCGGCACGCTCCTGATCAATTACGATACCGAGGACACCACGGTCGTGCTCTCCCGGGAACGGTGTGGATGCGGGAGGACGCATATGCGGATCATCAACCCGCAGCGGGAGGCAGAGACATTCTGGTTGTTCGGGAATTCCATGAACCGGGTCGATGTGGAGGCCGGTGTCTTCCAGCCTGAAAACATGCAGTACCTCAACGGCGAGTACGAGGCGTTCCTGTATGACGGCGGATCGGACGATGAGGTGGTGATGCGGGTCAGTGTCGAATGTCCTGACCCGGACCGCTGCGACAGGCATGCGGTTGAAGAATCATTTACGTCGCGGTTTTTAAAATTCAAACCACTTCTTGCACAGCACTTCGCTGATGAGTCCTTCCAAATCATATTCAATTATACTGTTCCGGGAGGTCTTGAACTGCACAAGCTCAGGGGCCGGGCAAAACGGCTCGTTGACCGGCGCTCAGGGTAA
- a CDS encoding MBL fold metallo-hydrolase, giving the protein MQVSPHVHALRLPFKIPVAPGIVLDRFVNVFMICGRTITLVDTGVAGCGRVIFDYIRSTGRDPAEISLIVQTHAHPDHIGATQEIQQATGCTVAIHAAEQRWIEDVSLQNRERPVPGFDVLVGGPANVGRVLEDGDVLDLDGDHLLDLVVFHTPGHSPGSVSLLLKSGRILFSGDAVPVPGNLPVYDDVPASVRSIKRLKNIDGVNVLLSSWDEPREGICAYQRMTDALAWLRKIHDAVIAAAGMGTPDPMDLCRRTAGTLGLPPQAVTPLLARTFMANLRARDGKDLFGR; this is encoded by the coding sequence ATGCAGGTCTCCCCCCACGTCCACGCCCTCCGGCTGCCTTTTAAAATTCCGGTTGCACCGGGCATCGTACTTGACAGGTTTGTCAATGTGTTCATGATCTGCGGCAGGACGATCACGCTCGTAGATACCGGGGTCGCAGGATGCGGGAGAGTGATCTTTGACTACATCAGGTCGACCGGCCGCGACCCTGCGGAGATATCCCTTATTGTCCAGACCCATGCACACCCGGACCATATCGGGGCGACGCAGGAAATCCAGCAGGCAACAGGCTGCACGGTTGCAATCCATGCCGCTGAACAGCGGTGGATCGAAGATGTTTCTTTACAGAACAGGGAGCGGCCGGTCCCGGGCTTTGACGTGCTTGTCGGTGGGCCGGCAAACGTCGGCCGTGTGCTTGAAGACGGCGATGTGCTCGACCTTGACGGGGACCACCTCCTTGACCTCGTGGTGTTCCATACTCCCGGTCATTCCCCGGGTTCGGTATCACTGCTGTTGAAAAGCGGGAGGATACTATTCTCAGGCGATGCAGTCCCGGTGCCGGGCAACCTGCCGGTCTATGATGATGTGCCGGCATCCGTGCGGTCGATAAAAAGACTCAAAAATATTGACGGGGTCAACGTCCTGCTCTCATCCTGGGATGAACCGCGTGAGGGGATCTGTGCTTACCAGCGGATGACCGACGCCCTTGCATGGCTCCGGAAGATCCATGATGCAGTTATCGCGGCAGCGGGCATGGGAACACCGGACCCCATGGACCTGTGCCGGAGAACCGCCGGGACCCTGGGTTTGCCCCCGCAGGCAGTAACACCCCTGCTCGCACGGACGTTTATGGCAAACCTGCGGGCCCGTGACGGAAAAGACCTGTTTGGCCGCTGA
- a CDS encoding ABC transporter ATP-binding protein, whose translation MIAARPVGDPGQMPPVYPTIKRFSAYLRPHTGKLVFLLVLMVLYSLMLSALPLLMGYATTIMAAGPGPAAPLDRVIYGIAAIGIILWISGAISQRLLADIAQDALLRLRMDLFSHIHTLSLGFFDRRPIGELMSRVTNDTQVIEQYLSIGFLQTMQSVMTVIITTILMVWISPALTAFTYLVVLGLVGISWLITKVSGPAFVLLQQKTGDINGYCEEWLSGEKTVIASRRQKASSLTFSRLSREVAEAGERAQFSALVSQPVANVFSNLQSILLLVIGGIMAINGRFEIGVLVSFIGFSFNLMGPLSQIFSMYAQILNAIVGSARVFEIMDEKPVVADLPAAPAMPAIRGDVAFDAVDFSYVPGRRVLHANTFHAQPGQVFGLCGPTGAGKSTIINILTRYYEIENGAITVDGQDIRSVRQDTLRVQIAQVLQEPFLFTDTVMANLKYAREGATDGECISAAKQANAHDFIMQQPQGYDTLLTDGGANLSQGQRQMITIARAIVANPRMLILDEATSNVDTRTEKLIQEGLLQLQRGRTSFIIAHRLSTIRHADQILVIDKGEIIERGSHRELMTGKGFYFELYMSQFRGKLAGHVGT comes from the coding sequence ATGATCGCTGCACGCCCAGTGGGAGACCCAGGCCAGATGCCGCCGGTATACCCGACCATAAAGAGGTTCTCTGCCTACTTAAGGCCCCATACCGGGAAACTTGTCTTCCTGCTCGTCCTCATGGTCCTGTACTCGCTTATGCTCTCGGCACTCCCGCTGCTGATGGGCTACGCCACCACGATCATGGCGGCGGGGCCCGGCCCGGCCGCGCCCCTGGACCGGGTGATCTACGGGATTGCCGCCATCGGCATCATCCTCTGGATCAGCGGAGCAATCTCCCAGCGGCTCCTTGCCGATATTGCGCAGGACGCCCTGCTCCGCCTGAGGATGGACCTCTTCTCCCACATCCATACCCTCTCGCTGGGCTTCTTTGACCGGCGCCCCATCGGCGAGCTCATGAGCCGGGTCACCAACGACACCCAGGTGATCGAGCAGTACCTGAGCATCGGTTTTTTGCAGACAATGCAGTCGGTGATGACCGTAATCATCACGACAATCCTCATGGTCTGGATCAGCCCGGCTCTGACCGCGTTCACCTACCTTGTCGTGCTCGGGCTTGTCGGGATCTCCTGGCTGATCACAAAAGTCTCGGGCCCCGCGTTCGTCCTGCTCCAGCAGAAAACCGGGGACATAAACGGGTATTGTGAAGAATGGCTCTCCGGGGAAAAGACCGTGATCGCGAGCCGCCGGCAGAAGGCCTCGTCCCTTACGTTTTCCAGGCTGAGCCGGGAAGTCGCAGAGGCGGGCGAAAGGGCACAGTTCTCGGCGCTTGTCAGCCAGCCGGTCGCAAACGTGTTCTCAAACCTCCAGAGCATCCTGCTCCTTGTCATCGGCGGGATCATGGCGATCAACGGGAGGTTTGAGATCGGCGTGCTCGTATCGTTCATCGGGTTCTCGTTCAACCTCATGGGCCCGCTCTCACAGATATTTTCCATGTACGCCCAGATCCTCAATGCGATCGTCGGGTCGGCACGGGTCTTTGAGATCATGGACGAAAAGCCGGTAGTCGCCGATCTGCCCGCCGCCCCCGCGATGCCTGCCATCAGGGGCGACGTGGCGTTCGACGCGGTCGATTTCAGCTATGTCCCGGGCCGGAGGGTACTCCATGCAAACACATTCCATGCACAGCCCGGACAGGTCTTCGGGCTCTGTGGCCCGACGGGTGCCGGCAAGAGCACGATCATCAACATCCTCACCCGTTATTACGAAATCGAGAACGGGGCGATCACGGTTGACGGGCAGGACATCCGCTCCGTCCGGCAGGACACCCTCCGGGTCCAGATCGCACAGGTGCTGCAGGAGCCGTTCCTGTTCACCGACACGGTCATGGCAAACCTGAAGTACGCGAGGGAGGGGGCCACAGACGGGGAGTGCATCAGCGCGGCAAAACAGGCAAACGCCCATGACTTCATCATGCAGCAGCCGCAGGGCTATGACACCCTGCTGACCGACGGCGGAGCAAACCTCTCGCAGGGCCAGCGGCAGATGATCACCATCGCACGGGCGATTGTCGCAAACCCCCGCATGCTGATCCTTGACGAAGCCACAAGCAACGTCGACACCCGCACCGAGAAGCTGATCCAGGAAGGGCTGCTCCAGCTGCAGCGCGGCAGGACCTCGTTTATCATTGCGCACCGGCTCTCCACGATCCGGCACGCGGACCAGATCCTTGTAATTGACAAGGGTGAGATTATCGAACGCGGGAGCCATCGCGAACTCATGACAGGGAAGGGTTTCTACTTCGAGCTGTACATGAGCCAGTTCCGGGGAAAACTTGCCGGGCATGTCGGGACCTGA
- a CDS encoding ABC transporter ATP-binding protein: protein MNDYMRIFSLWRTHWKWLLLSLLLTVGGAIGTLAVPALSQELIDLGIMAQDTNTILAIGFYMFLATVLTAVCQVLNTAIAVKFSEQTAHYLRTGAYDRVQALSFGDLDRLRPSDLLVRLTTDVQNAKIAIQQGILNLPLVPVMLVTSFLLIAYRSPSLVWLMVVILAIFTILLSYYLLIVVPLFTLRQKKYDGLNQALQESMAGIRVVKAFVRQRLENERFASVAGEVKSASLKAQHVIALLIPTMIFVVIVAVGAIYFLGGTQVLRGTGFSLGQVTASVQYLFLLIMPFMILGAVLPAISASRPSFHRIFEVIDAEAEVRDRPGAIVPGAGSVHGKVVFKNVEFGYIGNDGKPGPLVLKNISFTAEPGETVGFLGPTGSGKSTLVQLIPRFYDVTRGQVTIDGTDVRDIPQDRLREIVGICLQQPNLFSGTVRENILFGAADQSDGNMVAAARDADADTFIANIPGRYDEAVARHGTNFSGGQRQRLCIARTLAQKPKVLILDDSTSACDVATEARIQDAVNQRFPGVTKLIVAQRISTVIAADRIILLENGGIIAAGRHEDLLAQSPEYREIYDSQLGSGIVTGGGP, encoded by the coding sequence ATGAACGATTATATGCGGATTTTTTCGCTCTGGAGGACTCACTGGAAGTGGCTTTTGCTCTCGCTCCTGCTCACGGTGGGCGGGGCGATCGGGACGCTGGCCGTGCCGGCGCTTTCGCAGGAACTCATCGACCTCGGGATCATGGCGCAGGACACAAACACGATCCTCGCCATCGGCTTTTACATGTTCCTTGCCACAGTCCTCACAGCGGTATGCCAGGTGCTCAATACGGCGATCGCGGTCAAATTTTCCGAGCAGACCGCACACTACCTCCGGACCGGGGCATATGACCGGGTGCAGGCGCTCTCGTTCGGGGACCTTGACCGGCTCCGGCCAAGCGACCTGCTGGTCCGGCTCACCACCGATGTCCAGAACGCAAAGATCGCGATCCAGCAGGGCATCCTCAACCTCCCGCTCGTCCCCGTCATGCTGGTCACCTCCTTCCTGCTTATCGCCTACCGTTCCCCATCCCTTGTCTGGCTGATGGTGGTGATCCTCGCCATCTTCACCATCCTCCTCTCCTACTACCTGCTCATCGTCGTCCCGCTCTTTACCCTCAGGCAGAAGAAGTATGACGGGCTGAACCAGGCGCTACAGGAGAGCATGGCCGGCATCCGGGTGGTCAAGGCATTTGTCCGGCAGCGGCTGGAGAACGAACGGTTCGCTTCTGTTGCCGGCGAAGTGAAATCCGCATCCCTAAAAGCCCAGCACGTCATCGCCCTGCTCATCCCCACGATGATCTTTGTGGTCATTGTCGCTGTCGGTGCGATCTATTTCCTTGGCGGTACACAGGTCCTCCGCGGCACCGGGTTCTCGCTTGGACAGGTCACCGCGTCCGTCCAGTACCTCTTCCTTCTGATCATGCCGTTCATGATCCTCGGCGCCGTGCTGCCGGCAATATCCGCCTCGCGCCCGTCGTTCCACCGGATCTTTGAAGTGATCGACGCGGAGGCAGAGGTCCGGGACCGCCCTGGTGCGATTGTTCCAGGCGCGGGTTCCGTGCACGGGAAGGTGGTTTTTAAAAACGTGGAGTTCGGATACATCGGGAACGATGGAAAACCGGGCCCCCTTGTTTTAAAAAACATAAGTTTTACCGCGGAGCCCGGGGAGACGGTCGGCTTTTTAGGCCCGACCGGGTCGGGGAAGTCCACGCTGGTCCAGCTCATCCCCCGGTTCTATGATGTCACGCGGGGACAGGTCACCATTGACGGGACCGATGTCCGGGACATCCCGCAGGACCGGCTCCGCGAAATTGTCGGGATCTGCCTCCAGCAGCCCAACCTCTTCTCCGGAACGGTCAGGGAGAACATCCTATTTGGGGCGGCCGACCAGTCCGATGGGAACATGGTCGCTGCGGCCCGGGACGCGGATGCAGACACGTTTATTGCAAACATCCCGGGCAGGTACGATGAGGCGGTCGCACGCCACGGGACAAACTTTTCCGGGGGGCAAAGGCAGCGCCTGTGCATTGCCCGCACCCTTGCCCAGAAGCCGAAGGTGCTGATCCTTGACGACAGCACAAGCGCCTGCGACGTCGCGACCGAAGCACGGATCCAGGACGCGGTGAACCAGCGGTTCCCCGGCGTCACCAAGCTGATCGTAGCCCAGCGGATCAGCACCGTCATCGCAGCGGACCGGATCATCCTCCTTGAGAACGGCGGGATCATCGCGGCCGGGCGCCACGAGGACCTTCTGGCGCAGAGCCCGGAATACAGGGAGATCTACGATTCCCAGCTGGGCAGCGGGATCGTTACCGGGGGCGGGCCATGA
- a CDS encoding PAS domain S-box protein, with protein sequence MEPRESGADGSPRAGSLTIEERLQGFYTRHPAVTAFLITLFIVLFLLLPLWWMAGTWYEEQLITEERNVVAVDLSKYGSQLSQALSRRVSLVEGLSAYVLSDPSQETLTRTYDSFAAGLYTATPGIRNFGVAPGGIQTYVYPLKGNENVPGHNLLTDNRSYVQKYNNIAIETKKIVIHGPHELRQGGLGLVITDALFVNNTFWGFSSMVVDMPPILAEAGLSGQTGSLTLAVKNHDGTVFYGDPGLFAGDAVIQQFPVGTGTWEIGGMPAGGWSAPIQRPLLLFYITGLVILGLIAGLVFLITKTYISVIIDITERKKDELELQNSLSFLNSLVDQSPLPMWISDEKGTLIRINQACCDLLKITPADVVGKYNVLGDNLVLEQGFLPIVQDVFLKGQPANFQITYDTRKLKTLVLDRQASVILDVTIFPVKDASGKITNAVIQHIDITKRKHAEEELRESELRFFTVFQASPIAISITRLSDGKTIDVNPAFLRLFGYTREEVVGHTTLELNVWGNPKDRDHIVQLLRKEGKVRDYETQFRKRSGEIGTLIVSADVIDLAGDKYLLSLLQDITDRKRAADALKESRVQLAEAMDLAHLVNWEFDVATGIFTFDDRFYALYGTTAEREGGNKIPAEVYAREFVHPDDQHVVADEVKKAIEATDPGFTSQVEHRIIRRDGVVRHIVVRFGITKDANGRTIKTHGANQDITERKLMEEEIRSLNKTLEQRVMERTEKLNASLEEKVLLLREIHHRVKNNLQIIISLLNLQSRYIEDEKISQVIKESQNRIRAMALVHEKLYQSTDIAGIDLDNYCRFLGDSLFRFYGMSQKGIILNIRIHDINVDINTAIPVGLIVNELVSNSLKHAFPDGRKGEISIAIQRQDHTLTLIYKDDGVGIPDNFDWRNAKSLGLRLVISLVEQLSGTIELDRTAGTAFTIVVKEKE encoded by the coding sequence ATGGAACCAAGAGAATCCGGAGCGGATGGATCCCCACGGGCTGGCTCACTGACCATAGAAGAACGGCTGCAGGGCTTCTACACCCGCCATCCTGCGGTAACTGCATTCCTGATTACCCTGTTTATCGTCCTCTTCCTGCTCCTGCCGCTCTGGTGGATGGCGGGCACATGGTATGAGGAGCAACTCATTACTGAAGAACGCAACGTTGTCGCTGTTGACCTCTCGAAATACGGCAGCCAGCTCTCGCAGGCACTCAGCCGGCGGGTATCGCTCGTTGAGGGGCTCTCTGCGTATGTACTATCAGACCCTTCACAAGAAACCCTCACGAGAACATATGACAGCTTTGCAGCGGGGCTTTATACTGCAACCCCCGGCATCCGCAATTTTGGAGTGGCCCCCGGAGGTATCCAGACATACGTGTACCCGCTCAAAGGAAACGAGAACGTGCCGGGGCACAACCTGCTCACCGACAACCGCTCCTACGTGCAGAAATACAATAACATTGCTATCGAAACAAAAAAGATCGTAATCCATGGGCCCCACGAACTGAGGCAGGGCGGACTGGGGCTGGTCATCACCGATGCGCTCTTTGTCAACAACACCTTCTGGGGGTTTTCCTCCATGGTTGTCGATATGCCCCCTATCCTTGCCGAAGCCGGGCTTTCGGGCCAGACAGGGAGCCTGACCCTCGCCGTAAAGAACCATGACGGGACGGTGTTCTATGGCGACCCCGGGCTCTTTGCCGGGGATGCGGTCATCCAGCAATTCCCGGTCGGCACCGGGACATGGGAGATTGGAGGGATGCCTGCCGGCGGATGGTCGGCCCCCATCCAGAGGCCGCTTCTCCTGTTCTATATAACCGGTCTTGTCATTCTTGGGTTAATTGCCGGGCTTGTCTTCCTGATCACAAAGACATATATTTCCGTAATTATCGACATCACCGAGCGCAAGAAGGATGAACTGGAACTGCAGAACTCCCTCTCGTTTTTAAACAGCCTGGTTGACCAGAGCCCTCTGCCGATGTGGATATCTGATGAGAAAGGCACACTCATCCGCATCAACCAGGCATGTTGCGACCTCTTGAAGATCACGCCGGCGGATGTGGTCGGCAAATACAATGTATTAGGTGATAACCTCGTTTTAGAACAGGGTTTCTTACCAATAGTCCAAGACGTCTTTTTAAAAGGGCAGCCTGCAAACTTCCAGATTACCTATGATACCCGGAAGCTCAAAACACTGGTACTGGACAGGCAGGCATCTGTAATTCTTGATGTGACTATTTTTCCGGTAAAAGACGCCAGCGGAAAGATCACCAATGCGGTCATCCAGCACATCGATATAACCAAGCGCAAACATGCAGAGGAGGAGTTGCGGGAGAGCGAGTTGCGTTTCTTCACTGTCTTTCAAGCCAGTCCCATCGCGATTTCCATCACACGCCTCTCGGACGGAAAAACCATCGATGTCAACCCGGCCTTCCTGCGTTTATTCGGCTACACGCGTGAGGAGGTCGTTGGCCATACAACGCTTGAACTGAACGTCTGGGGCAATCCAAAAGACCGAGATCATATTGTACAGTTGCTCCGTAAGGAAGGTAAAGTGCGGGACTATGAGACACAATTCCGGAAGAGATCAGGGGAGATCGGCACTTTGATTGTCTCAGCAGATGTGATCGATCTGGCAGGCGACAAGTATTTGTTGAGCCTGCTGCAGGATATCACCGATCGCAAAAGGGCCGCAGATGCGCTAAAGGAGAGCCGGGTCCAGCTCGCCGAGGCGATGGACCTTGCACACCTGGTGAACTGGGAATTTGACGTTGCGACAGGGATCTTTACTTTCGATGACCGGTTCTACGCTCTCTATGGAACCACTGCAGAGCGTGAAGGCGGAAATAAGATCCCGGCAGAAGTGTATGCCCGGGAATTTGTCCACCCGGATGACCAGCATGTAGTCGCCGATGAAGTGAAGAAAGCCATAGAGGCCACAGACCCCGGGTTCACATCGCAGGTGGAGCACCGGATAATCCGCAGGGACGGTGTGGTCCGGCATATTGTCGTGCGTTTCGGAATCACGAAAGATGCCAATGGCAGGACGATCAAAACCCACGGCGCAAACCAGGATATCACGGAACGCAAGCTGATGGAAGAGGAGATACGCTCACTGAATAAAACGCTCGAACAGCGGGTCATGGAGCGGACTGAGAAACTCAACGCTTCCCTTGAGGAGAAGGTGCTGCTGCTCCGCGAGATCCACCACCGGGTAAAAAACAACCTCCAGATCATCATCTCCCTCTTAAACCTCCAGTCACGGTATATTGAGGACGAGAAAATCTCCCAGGTGATCAAGGAGAGCCAGAACCGGATCAGGGCAATGGCGCTTGTCCATGAAAAACTGTACCAGTCTACGGATATTGCAGGGATTGACCTTGACAATTATTGCCGGTTCCTCGGGGACAGCCTGTTCCGGTTCTACGGGATGAGCCAAAAGGGGATCATTCTCAACATCCGGATTCATGATATCAATGTCGATATCAATACTGCGATTCCTGTCGGCCTTATCGTCAACGAACTGGTATCCAACTCCTTAAAACATGCATTTCCCGATGGAAGAAAAGGGGAGATCTCCATTGCGATCCAGAGGCAGGATCACACCCTCACCCTTATCTACAAGGATGACGGTGTTGGCATCCCGGATAATTTTGACTGGCGCAATGCGAAGTCGCTGGGCTTGCGGCTCGTGATCTCACTCGTGGAGCAGCTCTCCGGGACGATCGAACTCGACCGGACGGCGGGGACTGCATTCACAATCGTTGTCAAAGAAAAGGAATAA